The genome window TGCCGGTCTCTGATCCACATAGACGTAGGAGTAACGCGGCTGATCGGGAATTTCCATCAGGGGAATATCGTCGGGAATGACCGTTCCGGTGTCAACAGGTCCGTCGATCATCACGGTGTCCAGAGGGTTTCTCTCGATATAGGTAATCACCTCGTCAGGAACCCTGCCGGAATCATCGGCAAGATAAACGACCTGACGATTTTCCAATGCAACGATTACCGGACGGCCATCCACATAGATGTAGCCGTAGCCTGGGTTTTCGGGGATTGGGCGTACCACCACGCTCTCCGGAATCACGTAGCCCTGTGACAAATCACCCTCAATGACAACCGGATCGGACGGATGCGCGATTACATAATCACGGGCTCTTTGCGGTACTTCGACGATGACGCTATCCTGAGCGATCGCGAGACCGGACGTGGCGAAGAATGCCGCTGCCGTCAGTACAAGAATCTTATTCATCGTTATGCCTCTCTATTGTTCTGTTATGAAGGGAAACCCCGCGGCAGACGATTTGGTTCCGGGTAAAACCCATTCCAGGCACACTTCATGCGACAGGCTGAAACA of Phyllobacterium zundukense contains these proteins:
- a CDS encoding DUF1236 domain-containing protein; translation: MNKILVLTAAAFFATSGLAIAQDSVIVEVPQRARDYVIAHPSDPVVIEGDLSQGYVIPESVVVRPIPENPGYGYIYVDGRPVIVALENRQVVYLADDSGRVPDEVITYIERNPLDTVMIDGPVDTGTVIPDDIPLMEIPDQPRYSYVYVDQRPALVETGTRRVVWVR